One window of the Acaryochloris sp. CCMEE 5410 genome contains the following:
- the ppsA gene encoding phosphoenolpyruvate synthase, with product MNIRIAPRPTPETSRDQALILGFDEVGIADIPLVGGKNASLGEMIQHLVPLGVNVPNGFATTAYAYRYFVQQAGIEAQLRQIFADLDVEDVDNLRQRGRQARSLILHTPFPKDLELAISTAYCQLCEQYGVGNAASEGQASKEQERLQAYHYNVDVAVRSSATAEDLPDASFAGQQETYLNVHGVKQVLESCHKCFASIFTDRAISYRTLKGFDHFQVALSVGVQKMVRSDLAASGVMFSIDTETGFKNAALVTAAYGLGENVVQGAVNPDEFLVFKPTLLDGFRPILSKHLGSKEIKMVYDLGGSKLTKNIAVPEADRTKFAVNDDEILTLASWACIIEDHYSQVRGMDTPMDIEWAKDGQTGVLFIVQARPETVQSQKVANRLSAYRMTVDTLPTPFIEGRAVGDRIGQGAARVIASVQGIKEFQAGEVLVTNRTDPDWEPIMKKASAIVTNQGGRTCHAAIIAREMGIPAIVGCSTATEVLKTGQNITVSCAEGETGQVYPGLIPFVVEETALDELPPTRTQILMNVGNPDEAFGLAAIPCDGVGLARLEFIIANQIKTHPLALLKYDELTDVEAKLAIAQLTANYAYKPDFFVDKLAQGVGMIAAAFYPNPVIVRMSDFKSNEYANLIGGRQFEPTEENPMIGWRGASRYYDPNYRQAYALECQALKRVRDEMGLRNLIPMIPFCRTPEEGQQVLKEMSQHGLKRGENGLQVYVMCEVPSNVVLAEEFAEVFDGFSIGSNDLTQLTLGLDRDSALVAHIFDERNAAVKKLVRQVIAVAKAKERKIGICGQAPSDYPEFAQFLVEEGIDSISLNPDTVLKTRLAIAQVEDQSTGVVQN from the coding sequence ATGAATATTCGTATTGCTCCCCGTCCCACCCCTGAAACCAGTCGTGACCAGGCATTAATCTTAGGTTTTGATGAAGTCGGCATTGCCGATATTCCCCTAGTCGGTGGCAAAAATGCCTCCCTAGGGGAAATGATTCAGCATTTAGTTCCTCTAGGCGTGAATGTCCCTAATGGCTTTGCTACCACCGCCTATGCCTATCGGTATTTTGTTCAGCAGGCAGGGATTGAAGCCCAACTGCGGCAGATTTTTGCCGATCTAGATGTTGAGGATGTTGATAATTTACGCCAGCGAGGTCGGCAAGCGCGATCGCTCATTCTCCACACCCCCTTTCCCAAGGATCTGGAGTTAGCGATTTCCACTGCCTATTGCCAACTGTGCGAACAATATGGCGTAGGCAATGCCGCTTCCGAAGGGCAAGCTTCCAAAGAGCAAGAACGCCTGCAGGCCTATCACTACAACGTTGACGTCGCCGTCCGCTCCAGTGCCACAGCAGAAGACCTACCCGATGCGAGCTTTGCGGGACAACAGGAAACCTACCTCAATGTCCATGGTGTTAAACAGGTTTTGGAATCCTGCCACAAATGCTTTGCCTCCATCTTTACAGATCGGGCGATTTCCTATCGCACCCTTAAAGGCTTTGACCATTTCCAGGTGGCCCTATCCGTGGGCGTGCAGAAAATGGTGCGATCGGATCTAGCCGCTTCTGGAGTGATGTTCTCCATCGATACGGAAACGGGGTTTAAGAATGCAGCCTTGGTCACCGCCGCCTACGGTCTGGGAGAAAATGTGGTTCAAGGCGCAGTCAACCCCGATGAATTTCTAGTCTTTAAACCGACCTTACTTGACGGCTTTCGTCCCATTTTGAGCAAACATCTGGGCAGTAAAGAGATCAAAATGGTCTACGATTTGGGGGGTAGCAAACTTACCAAAAATATTGCCGTTCCAGAAGCAGACCGGACCAAGTTTGCCGTCAACGACGATGAAATCCTCACCTTAGCCAGCTGGGCCTGCATTATTGAAGACCATTATTCCCAGGTCCGGGGGATGGACACCCCCATGGATATCGAATGGGCCAAGGACGGCCAAACGGGAGTCTTATTTATTGTCCAAGCCCGACCAGAAACGGTCCAGTCCCAGAAGGTCGCCAATCGACTCTCTGCCTATCGAATGACGGTGGATACTTTGCCTACCCCGTTTATTGAGGGTCGAGCTGTGGGTGATCGCATTGGCCAGGGGGCAGCTCGGGTGATTGCTTCGGTGCAAGGGATTAAGGAATTCCAGGCGGGAGAGGTCTTGGTGACCAACCGCACGGACCCCGACTGGGAACCAATTATGAAAAAGGCCAGTGCCATTGTCACCAATCAAGGGGGACGCACCTGCCATGCCGCGATTATCGCTCGGGAAATGGGTATTCCCGCCATTGTTGGTTGCAGCACCGCTACCGAAGTCCTGAAAACAGGTCAGAATATCACCGTCTCCTGTGCTGAAGGTGAAACGGGACAGGTCTATCCCGGTTTAATCCCCTTTGTGGTGGAAGAAACCGCCTTAGATGAACTGCCTCCCACCCGAACCCAAATTCTCATGAATGTGGGCAACCCCGATGAAGCCTTTGGGTTGGCAGCCATCCCCTGTGATGGGGTGGGGCTAGCGCGATTGGAGTTTATTATCGCCAATCAGATTAAGACCCATCCTTTGGCGCTGCTGAAGTATGACGAGTTGACGGATGTAGAAGCCAAGTTGGCCATTGCTCAACTGACCGCTAATTACGCCTACAAGCCAGATTTCTTTGTGGATAAGCTGGCCCAAGGGGTAGGCATGATTGCGGCGGCCTTTTATCCGAATCCCGTGATCGTTCGCATGTCTGACTTTAAGAGTAATGAATATGCCAACTTAATCGGCGGACGCCAGTTTGAGCCCACAGAAGAAAACCCGATGATTGGCTGGCGGGGAGCTTCTCGCTATTACGACCCCAACTATCGCCAAGCCTATGCCCTGGAATGTCAGGCCCTGAAGCGGGTTCGCGATGAGATGGGACTGCGGAATCTCATTCCCATGATTCCCTTCTGTCGTACTCCTGAAGAAGGCCAGCAGGTCCTCAAGGAAATGTCCCAGCATGGTCTGAAACGGGGTGAAAACGGCTTGCAGGTTTATGTGATGTGCGAAGTACCCAGCAATGTGGTGCTGGCAGAGGAATTTGCTGAGGTGTTCGATGGCTTCTCCATCGGCTCCAATGACTTAACCCAACTCACCCTAGGACTAGACCGAGACTCTGCCCTCGTTGCCCATATTTTTGATGAACGTAATGCTGCCGTGAAGAAGTTGGTGCGCCAAGTAATTGCTGTTGCCAAGGCTAAGGAGCGCAAAATTGGCATCTGTGGTCAGGCCCCCAGTGACTATCCTGAGTTTGCCCAGTTCTTGGTGGAGGAAGGGATTGACTCCATCAGCCTTAATCCAGATACGGTGCTCAAAACTCGGTTGGCCATTGCCCAAGTTGAAGACCAATCGACGGGTGTCGTTCAGAACTGA
- the pflB gene encoding formate C-acetyltransferase, producing MFKQWTGFQAGQWMKEVNVRAFIQSNYTPYVGDETFLAAASDRTSLLWDKVSFSMDVERQQGILDADTQVPAGITAHAPGYIAPDLEQIVGLQTDQPLKRAIMPLGGIRVVQKSLEAYGYQLNPDTLKTFTQYRKTHNDGVFDAYTREMRLARHSGIITGLPDAYGRGRIIGDYRRVALYGVDFLIKDKQQQLQSLEVDAINETVIRQREELSEQIRALQELKEMAEQYGFDMGQPATTAQEALQWTYFGYLGAIKEQNGAAMSLGRVSTFLDIYIQRDLNQGTLTEAEAQELIDHFVMKLRMVRFLRTPAYNELFSGDPVWVTESIGGMGLDGRTLVTRTSFRFLHTLYNLGPAPEPNLTVLWSEQLPDNFKRFCAQVSIDTSSIQYENDDLMRTEYGDDYGIACCVSAMRIGKQMQFFGARVNLAKALLYAINGGKDEKSGEQIAPAYAPITADILDYDEVMAKFDVLMGWLAKLYVNTLNVIHYMHDKYCYERLEMALHDRDVYRTMACGIAGLSVVADSLSAIKHTQVKVIRDDAGLAVDYELQSNYPAFGNNDERVDSIAQDVVRRFMNHVRQHQTYRDAVPTQSILTITSNVVYGKKTGSTPDGRKAGEPFGPGANPMHGRDTKGAIAACESVAQLPYEHAQDGISYTFSIVPQALGKGDADQDRNLVGLLDGYFHNTGQHININVLNRDTLLDAMEHPEKYPQLTIRVSGYAVNFIKLTREQQRDVVSRTFHSRF from the coding sequence ATGTTTAAACAGTGGACAGGTTTTCAGGCCGGGCAGTGGATGAAAGAAGTAAACGTCCGTGCCTTTATTCAAAGTAACTACACCCCTTATGTCGGGGATGAGACTTTTTTAGCAGCAGCGAGCGATCGCACCTCGTTACTCTGGGACAAAGTCTCTTTTTCGATGGATGTGGAGCGGCAACAAGGCATTCTGGATGCCGATACTCAAGTTCCGGCGGGGATTACGGCTCATGCACCGGGCTATATTGCTCCCGACCTTGAACAAATTGTAGGTTTACAAACGGATCAGCCTCTTAAGCGAGCCATTATGCCCCTGGGGGGAATTCGGGTGGTGCAGAAATCTTTAGAAGCCTATGGCTATCAGCTCAATCCAGACACCCTGAAAACGTTTACCCAATATCGCAAAACCCATAATGATGGGGTATTTGATGCCTATACCCGCGAGATGCGGTTAGCCCGTCACTCTGGCATTATCACAGGCTTGCCTGACGCCTATGGCCGGGGCCGAATTATTGGTGACTATCGCCGGGTAGCCCTGTATGGGGTTGATTTTCTGATAAAGGATAAGCAGCAACAGCTGCAGTCTCTGGAAGTCGACGCGATCAACGAAACGGTGATTCGGCAGCGGGAGGAACTCTCGGAGCAGATCCGCGCCCTGCAAGAGCTCAAAGAGATGGCGGAGCAATATGGGTTTGATATGGGGCAGCCCGCTACCACCGCCCAAGAAGCCTTGCAGTGGACCTACTTTGGCTACCTCGGGGCAATCAAAGAGCAAAATGGGGCGGCCATGTCCCTAGGCCGGGTCTCCACTTTTTTGGATATCTATATTCAGCGGGATCTGAACCAAGGCACCTTAACGGAAGCGGAGGCCCAAGAACTGATTGACCATTTTGTGATGAAGTTGCGGATGGTCCGGTTTCTGCGCACCCCGGCCTATAACGAACTGTTTTCCGGTGATCCCGTATGGGTCACAGAATCCATTGGAGGCATGGGGCTGGACGGACGGACCTTGGTCACCCGCACCAGTTTCCGCTTCCTCCATACCCTCTACAATCTCGGCCCTGCACCAGAGCCCAACCTCACCGTGCTGTGGTCAGAACAACTGCCCGACAACTTTAAGCGCTTCTGTGCTCAAGTGTCCATCGATACCAGCTCCATCCAGTATGAAAACGATGACTTGATGCGAACCGAGTATGGAGATGACTATGGTATTGCCTGCTGCGTGTCCGCCATGCGCATTGGTAAACAAATGCAGTTCTTTGGGGCTCGGGTGAATCTGGCGAAAGCACTGCTCTATGCCATTAACGGTGGCAAGGATGAAAAATCTGGGGAGCAAATTGCCCCCGCCTATGCACCGATTACCGCAGACATCCTGGACTACGACGAGGTGATGGCTAAGTTTGACGTGTTGATGGGTTGGTTAGCCAAGCTCTACGTCAACACCCTCAATGTCATTCACTATATGCATGACAAGTACTGCTATGAACGCTTGGAAATGGCCCTCCATGATCGGGATGTGTATCGCACTATGGCCTGCGGCATTGCCGGGTTATCTGTGGTGGCGGATTCTCTCTCCGCGATCAAACATACCCAAGTCAAGGTGATTCGCGATGACGCGGGACTCGCTGTAGATTACGAGCTGCAGAGCAACTACCCGGCCTTTGGCAATAATGACGAACGGGTGGATTCGATTGCCCAGGATGTGGTGCGGCGGTTTATGAATCATGTTCGTCAGCATCAAACCTATCGGGATGCAGTACCCACCCAATCCATTCTGACGATTACGTCCAACGTGGTCTATGGCAAAAAGACGGGCAGTACCCCCGATGGCCGCAAGGCGGGCGAACCCTTCGGGCCAGGGGCGAACCCCATGCATGGTCGTGATACCAAGGGTGCGATCGCAGCCTGCGAATCCGTCGCCCAGCTCCCCTATGAGCATGCCCAAGACGGCATTTCCTATACCTTTTCCATCGTGCCCCAGGCCTTGGGTAAAGGGGATGCTGACCAAGACCGCAATCTCGTCGGCTTACTGGATGGCTACTTCCACAATACGGGCCAGCATATCAATATCAATGTGCTCAACCGTGACACCCTACTGGATGCCATGGAACATCCCGAGAAGTATCCTCAACTGACCATTCGGGTTTCTGGCTATGCCGTCAACTTTATCAAGCTGACTCGCGAACAACAGCGAGACGTGGTCAGCCGCACCTTTCACAGTCGGTTCTAG
- a CDS encoding bifunctional acetate--CoA ligase family protein/GNAT family N-acetyltransferase — MMTTPSVDPAHDILRYDYTPLQPFFAPRRVAVIGATEKPNSVGRTLLWNLISSPFGGTVFPVNPKRSSVLGIKAYTDILSIPEQIDLAVIAIPAPRVLSAVQQCIHADVRGAIIISAGFKETGEAGQQLEQEILQTARQGNLRIIGPNCLGLMCPPYGLNATFASTMARPGNVGFLSQSGALCTSILDWSLRENVGFSAFVSIGSMLDISWGDLIYHLGDDPHTHSIVIYMEAIGDARSFLSAAREVALSKPIIVIKGGRTQEAAKAAASHTGALMGSDDVLDAAFRRCGVLRVNTIDELFNMAEVLAKQPRPQGNRLTIVTNAGGPGVLATDSLIRGGGHLTPLSPETHQALDRFLPAEWSHHNPIDILGDATPERYAQALEVAAQDPGSDGLLVILTPQAMTDPQQTAQTLIQTAQGITHKPLLASWMGGEDVAAGEALLNQAGLFTLPYPDTAAQVFNLMSQYSYRLRSLYETPVIEDAEELDRQHMEQILGDATACDRTLLSEWESKQFLQSYGIPTVPSHLAQTPEQAVAFAETLGYPVVLKLHSHTITHKTDVGGVHLNLPNAAAVQGAFALIQQNMQSYGEQAFLGVTVQPMLDHNGYELILGSSPDPQFGPVILFGLGGQLVEVFQDRALGLPPLNSTLARRLMEQTKIYQALQGVRGHQSVNLDQLEQILIKFSHLIVEYPQIKEIDINPLLVSEHHIVALDARIILYPQAEKQPIRTAIRPYPSQYVHQWTMGNGWPVTIRPIRPEDEPLIVQFHQNLSEESIYFRYFHLMKLQTRVSHERLTRICFVDYDCEIALVAEYANPQSLDHQILGVARLSKLHGTQSAEFGMLVQDQFQGQGLGTELLKSLLQVGEVEGLEAIKADILPDNRAMQSLCKKMGFQLKYQGDSIEAIHQKLPTSVNLSGLNC; from the coding sequence ATGATGACAACGCCCTCCGTTGATCCGGCCCATGATATTCTTCGCTATGACTACACCCCCCTACAGCCTTTTTTTGCCCCCCGACGGGTTGCTGTGATTGGCGCCACAGAAAAACCCAATAGTGTCGGACGCACCCTTCTGTGGAATCTAATTAGTAGTCCCTTTGGCGGCACTGTATTCCCTGTTAATCCCAAGCGCTCTAGTGTGCTTGGGATTAAGGCTTATACAGATATTCTCTCGATCCCTGAGCAAATTGATCTGGCTGTTATTGCCATCCCTGCCCCCCGAGTACTGTCTGCAGTCCAGCAATGTATCCATGCTGACGTCAGAGGAGCGATCATCATTTCTGCGGGTTTTAAGGAAACTGGTGAAGCGGGACAGCAATTAGAGCAGGAAATTTTGCAAACGGCTCGTCAGGGCAATTTACGAATTATTGGACCAAATTGTCTGGGTCTCATGTGTCCACCCTATGGTTTGAATGCCACCTTTGCCAGTACGATGGCGCGTCCAGGAAACGTTGGGTTTTTGAGTCAGAGTGGCGCATTATGCACCTCAATTCTGGACTGGAGCCTGCGGGAAAATGTGGGGTTTAGTGCCTTTGTCTCCATTGGCTCCATGCTAGATATCAGTTGGGGAGACTTAATCTACCATCTGGGTGACGACCCTCACACCCACAGCATTGTTATCTATATGGAAGCGATTGGGGATGCCCGATCTTTCCTCTCGGCAGCACGGGAAGTTGCCCTCAGTAAGCCCATTATTGTGATCAAAGGGGGGCGAACCCAAGAAGCTGCTAAAGCAGCTGCCTCCCATACAGGAGCGCTGATGGGCAGTGACGATGTTTTAGACGCTGCCTTCCGTCGATGTGGGGTGTTGCGGGTGAATACCATTGATGAACTCTTTAATATGGCCGAGGTGTTGGCGAAGCAGCCGCGACCTCAAGGCAATCGCTTGACCATCGTCACCAATGCAGGGGGACCCGGTGTCCTAGCGACAGATTCCTTAATTCGCGGAGGTGGGCATCTCACCCCCCTGTCACCCGAAACCCACCAGGCTTTAGATCGCTTTTTACCCGCTGAATGGAGTCACCATAATCCCATTGATATTTTGGGAGATGCTACCCCCGAACGCTATGCCCAAGCCCTTGAAGTTGCCGCCCAAGACCCAGGCAGTGATGGCCTGTTGGTGATTCTCACACCTCAAGCCATGACCGATCCCCAGCAAACTGCCCAAACCTTAATCCAAACTGCCCAAGGTATTACCCATAAGCCCCTCTTGGCAAGCTGGATGGGCGGTGAAGATGTCGCGGCAGGGGAAGCCCTGCTCAATCAAGCGGGTCTGTTTACGCTGCCCTATCCCGATACAGCGGCTCAGGTCTTTAACTTAATGAGTCAATATAGCTATCGGCTGCGGTCCCTTTATGAAACCCCTGTCATTGAAGACGCGGAGGAGCTGGATCGGCAGCACATGGAGCAGATATTAGGGGATGCTACGGCATGTGATCGCACCCTCCTGAGCGAATGGGAATCCAAGCAATTCCTCCAGTCCTACGGCATTCCGACTGTGCCCAGCCATTTGGCCCAAACCCCAGAACAAGCCGTCGCGTTTGCGGAGACCCTCGGTTATCCCGTTGTCCTCAAACTCCACTCCCACACCATTACCCATAAAACGGATGTGGGGGGTGTCCATCTCAATCTCCCTAATGCTGCCGCAGTGCAAGGGGCCTTTGCTTTGATTCAGCAGAATATGCAGTCCTATGGTGAGCAAGCCTTTTTAGGCGTAACCGTCCAACCGATGTTAGACCACAATGGCTATGAACTGATTCTCGGCAGTAGTCCCGATCCTCAATTTGGCCCCGTCATCCTCTTTGGGTTGGGTGGACAGTTAGTAGAAGTCTTCCAAGACCGGGCCTTAGGATTACCGCCTCTTAATTCCACACTAGCTCGTCGCCTGATGGAACAGACTAAAATCTATCAAGCACTACAAGGAGTGAGGGGACACCAATCCGTTAATTTGGATCAGCTGGAGCAGATTTTAATTAAGTTTAGTCATCTTATCGTTGAGTATCCCCAGATCAAGGAAATTGATATTAATCCTCTGCTTGTCTCAGAGCATCACATCGTAGCCTTAGATGCCCGGATTATTCTCTATCCCCAAGCCGAAAAGCAGCCCATTCGCACTGCCATTCGACCCTACCCTTCTCAATATGTCCACCAGTGGACCATGGGTAATGGCTGGCCAGTGACGATTCGGCCTATCCGTCCTGAAGATGAACCTCTGATCGTTCAATTCCATCAAAATTTGTCAGAAGAGAGTATATACTTTCGCTACTTTCATCTGATGAAATTACAAACTCGGGTCTCCCATGAACGGCTCACTCGCATTTGTTTTGTTGATTATGACTGTGAAATCGCTTTGGTCGCTGAGTATGCAAATCCCCAATCCCTAGATCATCAGATCTTAGGCGTCGCCCGATTGAGTAAACTGCATGGTACTCAATCGGCGGAGTTTGGGATGCTGGTTCAGGATCAATTTCAAGGGCAAGGATTAGGGACAGAGCTGCTCAAATCACTGCTACAGGTTGGAGAAGTGGAAGGTTTGGAAGCCATCAAGGCTGATATTCTCCCGGACAACAGAGCGATGCAGTCTCTTTGCAAAAAGATGGGATTTCAGCTCAAGTACCAAGGAGATTCGATTGAAGCTATCCACCAGAAGCTGCCAACCTCAGTGAATCTATCAGGGTTGAATTGCTAA
- a CDS encoding DUF2839 domain-containing protein — translation MGEAKRRQEALGSDYGKESKMVSWFPLTKSQLEKIYNLVMKGSWVGVFIVLASWLVVRFVGPSFGWWELVPKEGL, via the coding sequence ATGGGTGAAGCAAAACGTCGTCAAGAAGCATTAGGAAGCGACTACGGTAAAGAATCCAAAATGGTGTCTTGGTTCCCTTTGACCAAGAGCCAGCTGGAAAAAATTTATAACTTGGTAATGAAAGGGAGTTGGGTTGGTGTATTCATTGTGCTGGCCTCCTGGTTAGTGGTGCGGTTTGTTGGACCGTCCTTTGGGTGGTGGGAATTGGTTCCCAAAGAAGGCTTATAA
- a CDS encoding helicase C-terminal domain-containing protein → MIVIEVEVHRQLHAFLREQGSDQWPHHLTIARLVARAFRLRRSALIQISAAAKHQGLHRLSYLAPLMIWREAVILVAPLAAQQQLLRAEMPHLHEWMQIKKPILAADHWPGSHFKGVLLVTPEVWLRDYLTQAYQFPTDIPTLIDNADQLEGWAQQQLTLSLHPPDWEQLIWCYPPLLELIRETRVKLTRALFQHPENPYGHTLIEQKERQILAQLHQAILAHGMALSPSNWQQFWQAYQSDHHLLWSGLNRDNGAFTLYCAPNEVNLSLQGLWSRQPVVLMGSGFDLEPEAKLFRQQLGLEDMTYVQFGAHREAEAVQLYLPDGLPMPNTPSFQGALLKQLHLLMVANAQPGGPTVIIIEDTPMQRQMATAMASEFGSRVQLETSDLDAETILITGWDYWLQHQATLPIPALLVVATLPIPSLEDPRVAGRVAYYKHHRQDWFRLYLLPTALRTLQAAIAPIRRHQGIVALFDNRVLHRSYGQQVLTAMSPYSRINYLDDSLFATSSGQQRL, encoded by the coding sequence TTGATTGTGATTGAGGTCGAAGTCCACCGCCAACTCCATGCTTTCTTGCGAGAGCAAGGATCTGACCAATGGCCTCATCACCTCACCATTGCTCGCCTCGTCGCTCGGGCGTTTCGGCTGCGACGGAGTGCCCTGATTCAAATTAGTGCTGCCGCCAAACACCAGGGACTCCATCGGCTGAGCTATTTAGCTCCCCTGATGATTTGGCGAGAGGCGGTGATCTTAGTTGCCCCTCTGGCTGCACAACAGCAATTGCTCCGGGCTGAGATGCCCCACCTTCACGAATGGATGCAGATCAAAAAGCCAATTTTGGCTGCTGACCATTGGCCCGGAAGTCACTTTAAAGGCGTTTTACTGGTCACTCCAGAGGTATGGTTACGAGACTACCTGACCCAGGCCTATCAATTTCCCACTGATATTCCTACCCTGATTGATAATGCTGACCAGCTTGAAGGTTGGGCTCAGCAACAGCTCACCCTGTCGCTCCACCCACCGGACTGGGAGCAACTGATTTGGTGTTACCCGCCGCTGCTAGAGTTGATTCGGGAAACTCGGGTTAAGCTAACTCGTGCGCTTTTCCAGCACCCTGAGAATCCCTATGGCCACACCCTGATTGAGCAGAAAGAACGTCAAATTCTAGCCCAGCTACATCAAGCGATTCTGGCTCATGGTATGGCCCTTAGTCCGTCGAATTGGCAGCAGTTTTGGCAGGCCTATCAATCGGATCATCATCTATTGTGGAGTGGCCTGAACCGCGACAATGGTGCTTTTACGTTGTACTGTGCTCCCAATGAAGTCAATCTCAGCTTGCAGGGGCTATGGTCGCGACAGCCGGTTGTGCTGATGGGTAGTGGCTTTGACCTTGAACCTGAGGCGAAGCTGTTTCGACAGCAACTGGGCCTTGAAGACATGACCTATGTTCAATTTGGAGCCCATCGAGAGGCGGAAGCGGTGCAGCTGTACCTCCCTGATGGCTTACCTATGCCCAATACCCCTTCCTTTCAAGGGGCCTTACTGAAGCAGCTGCATCTCCTGATGGTCGCCAATGCCCAGCCTGGGGGACCGACGGTCATTATTATCGAAGACACACCGATGCAGCGCCAAATGGCGACAGCGATGGCCTCGGAATTTGGCTCCCGGGTCCAACTGGAAACGTCGGATCTGGATGCAGAAACGATTCTGATTACCGGCTGGGACTATTGGTTACAGCATCAGGCTACCCTGCCAATTCCTGCCCTGCTGGTTGTGGCTACTCTGCCCATCCCCTCCTTGGAAGATCCGCGGGTAGCGGGTCGAGTGGCTTACTATAAGCACCATCGCCAAGATTGGTTCCGACTATACCTATTACCCACTGCCTTAAGAACGCTACAGGCTGCGATCGCACCCATCAGACGTCATCAAGGTATCGTGGCGCTCTTCGATAATCGGGTCTTACATCGCAGTTATGGCCAACAAGTCTTAACAGCCATGAGTCCCTATTCGCGCATTAACTATTTGGATGACAGCTTGTTCGCGACGTCGTCTGGTCAGCAGCGGCTCTAG
- the trpD gene encoding anthranilate phosphoribosyltransferase: MTLAPDTLDGSQLLQQLLDGQSLTQAEASQLMEGWLQDAVPPVLSGAILAALQAKGVSADELSGMATVLLQQSVESGVAMPSPLIDTCGTGGDGASTFNISTAVAFTAAAAGLPVAKHGNRSASSRVGSADVLEALGINLAAPPEKIQAAVAEVGITFLFAPGWHPAMKAVVPLRKTLKVRTIFNLLGPLVNPLRPTGQVLGVYDPALLYPLASALKTLGVQRAVVLHGRENLDEAGLGDLTDIAVVDHQQVSQDILEPAELGLTAAPLTALQGGDVDENAAILQAVLQGKGTAAQTDVVALNTALALFVGHAVETYGEGVTQAKAILASGAAWQKLQALVAFLQQA, translated from the coding sequence ATGACGTTAGCACCAGATACCCTAGACGGGTCTCAACTCCTCCAACAACTCCTAGACGGTCAGTCCTTGACCCAAGCAGAAGCCTCGCAATTAATGGAAGGCTGGCTTCAAGACGCTGTGCCTCCTGTCCTGTCGGGAGCGATCTTGGCCGCCCTGCAAGCCAAAGGCGTGTCAGCAGACGAGCTATCAGGGATGGCCACCGTGCTCTTGCAGCAATCGGTGGAGTCAGGGGTAGCAATGCCCAGCCCCTTGATTGATACCTGTGGGACTGGAGGCGATGGCGCTTCAACTTTTAATATCTCCACTGCCGTTGCCTTTACGGCTGCCGCTGCTGGGCTCCCAGTGGCCAAGCATGGCAACCGCTCTGCTTCTAGTCGGGTTGGTTCTGCTGACGTGCTGGAAGCCTTGGGCATCAATCTGGCTGCTCCACCGGAAAAAATTCAGGCTGCTGTGGCAGAAGTCGGGATTACATTTTTGTTCGCTCCGGGCTGGCACCCGGCCATGAAAGCAGTGGTGCCCCTGCGTAAAACCCTAAAAGTACGCACCATCTTCAATCTATTGGGGCCTTTAGTGAATCCTCTCCGACCCACGGGGCAGGTCCTAGGGGTTTACGATCCAGCATTGCTGTATCCCCTCGCCTCGGCACTTAAGACTCTGGGTGTGCAAAGAGCGGTCGTTTTGCATGGGCGAGAAAACTTAGATGAAGCCGGATTAGGCGATCTGACGGATATCGCAGTGGTTGATCATCAACAGGTCAGCCAGGATATTTTAGAGCCTGCAGAATTAGGGTTGACTGCAGCGCCTCTGACGGCCTTACAAGGGGGTGACGTGGACGAAAATGCCGCTATTTTGCAAGCAGTGCTCCAAGGCAAAGGCACAGCCGCCCAAACGGATGTTGTGGCCCTGAATACAGCATTGGCCTTATTTGTCGGTCATGCTGTAGAGACCTATGGTGAGGGAGTAACCCAAGCCAAAGCCATTCTGGCTAGCGGTGCTGCTTGGCAGAAGCTACAAGCGTTAGTGGCCTTTTTACAGCAGGCTTAA
- a CDS encoding GNAT family N-acetyltransferase, producing the protein MVSIRAAEQGDVSALFALIIELAQYEHLEDAVTGNADALREHLFGDQCYVEALVAEIDQQIVGYALFFTSYSTFLTRPGLYLEDLYVQAHHRGQGVGKALLKHVAKLVAERNYGRLEWSVLDWNESAIAFYETLGATVLPDWRTCRVTGAALTTLASG; encoded by the coding sequence ATGGTTTCAATTCGAGCTGCCGAACAGGGCGATGTCTCTGCATTGTTTGCGTTGATTATTGAACTGGCCCAGTATGAGCATTTAGAAGATGCAGTCACCGGGAATGCAGATGCCTTAAGAGAGCATTTGTTTGGAGATCAATGCTATGTGGAAGCTCTGGTGGCTGAAATCGATCAGCAGATTGTGGGCTATGCGCTGTTCTTTACCAGCTACTCGACCTTTTTAACGCGGCCGGGGTTGTACTTGGAGGATTTGTATGTGCAAGCGCACCATCGAGGCCAAGGGGTGGGTAAGGCTTTGTTAAAACACGTGGCAAAGCTAGTGGCAGAGCGGAATTATGGCCGCTTGGAATGGAGTGTTTTGGATTGGAACGAATCTGCGATCGCATTCTATGAAACACTAGGAGCAACCGTTCTCCCCGACTGGCGAACTTGCCGAGTTACGGGGGCTGCTCTCACCACTCTAGCCTCAGGATAG